TACTTTGATCCAAATGTTTTAGGAGGAATTGTTGTAAAGGGAATAACAATGGAGCCTAGAGATGGAAACTATGGAACTAGAATAGCAGAGACTCCAGGTGGAATGCTAAACTGTGTTGGACTTGAAAATCCAGGAATTGATTATTTCGAAGAGGTTATTGTAAAAAATATAAAAGCTTCTGGAATAGAATCACCAATAATTGTAAATATAAATGGAAAAGTTATAGAGGAATATGTAGAGATAGCTAAAAGAGTTGAACAGATTCCTGAAGTTGATATGATAGAGTTAAATATATCTTGTCCAAATGTAAAAGATGGTGGAATGGCATTCGGTGCAAAACCAGAAGTTGCAGGGGCGGTAACAAAGGCAGTTAGAGAGGTAACAACTAAACCTTTAATTGTAAAGTTATCACCAAACGTAACAGATATAGTTCATATAGCTAAAGTAGTAGAAGAAAATGGAGCAGATGCAGTTTCTTTAATCAATACTCTACTTGGAATGGCAATAGATATAAAAAAGAGAAAGCCAGTATTAGGGAACACTTTTGGAGGATTCTCTGGACCAGCGGTAAAGCCAGTAGCTTTAAGAATGGTATATCAAGTTTATCAAAATGTAAATATTCCTATAGTTGGAATGGGTGGAATATCATCTACAGAGGATGCAATAGAGTTCATGATGGCAGGAGCAACAATGGTATCGTTAGGAACAGGATTATTCACAAATCCAGTTTTACCTGTAGAGATAAAAGCCGGATTGGAAAAATTCTGTGAAGAAAACAACCTAGAAAATATCGGAGAAATAATTGGAGCAGCACACTGTAAATAAAAGTAAAAAGAAGTGAAAGTTAAGGGAGGATTAAGATTATGAATATTAAAGATAAATTAATAATAGCATTAGATTACTCAAACATGGAGGATGCAAAAAATATAGTTGAAGTTTTAGGAGATACGGTTTCATTCTATAAAGTGGGATTAGAATTATTCTTAAACTCAAAAGGAGCAATGGTAGATTATTTAACAGAAAAAGGAAAGAAAGTTTTCTTAGATCTTAAGTTCCATGATATTCCAAATACAACAACTATGGCATCGTTGTTTGCAGCAAGACAAAATGTATTTATGTTCAATGTTCATGCAAGTGGTGGAAGAGCGATGATGGAATCTGTAGCAAAAAGAGTAAAAGAGATAAACCCAGAGATTTTATCGATAGCTGTAACAATCTTAACAAGTTTCTCAGAAGAGGGATTAAAAGAGACTTTCCAAAGTCAACTTTCATTAAAAGATTTAGCATTAAACTTAGCTAAGTTAACTAAAACAGCTGGAATGGATGGGATAGTTTGTTCACCATGGGAAGCTAAGGCTATAAAAGAGTTATGTGGAGAAGACTTTAAAACTGTATGTCCAGGTGTAAGACCTAAGTGGTCTGTAGCTGATGACCAAGAGAGAATAATGACTCCAAAAGATGCAATATTAAATGGATGTGACTACTTAGTAGTAGGAAGACCAATAACTAAAAATGAAAATCCTGTAGAAGCGGCAAAGAGTGTTTTAGCTGAGATAGAGGAAGGAGTTAAAGCGTTATGTTGCTAAAGAACTGTAAGGTTTTATATCATGGAGAAGAGGGTATAAAAGATATATTAGTTCAAGATGGAAAAATTGTAAAAATATATAACTGTTCTGAAGTAGAGGAGTTAGATATTGATGAGATAATAGATGTGGATGGAAACTGGGTATTGCCAGGAGTAATAGATGCTCATACACATATGAGAGATCCAGGACTTGATTATAAAGAGGACTTTGAAACAGGAAGTATGGCCTGTGCAAAGGGTGGGGTAACAACATTTATAGATATGCCAAATACAGTTCCAAATACAACAACTGAGGAGATTCTAACAGCAAAAGAAAGAAACTCTGAGAGTAGAAGCTATGTGGATTATGGATTTCATTTTGGGGGAAGCAAACTAGATAATAGCGAAGAGATAAAAAAAGTTAGAAAAAGAGTAGCTTCAACAAAGATTTTCCTAAATATGTCAACAGGGGATATGTTGGTAGAAGAGGATAAGGTTTTAGAAAATCTTTTCAAGGAATCTAAAATTGTATCTGTGCACGCTGAAGAAGAGATGGTTGATAGAGCGATAGATTTAGCTAGAAAATTTAGAAAACCTTTATACCTATGTCATCTGTCTAAAAAGAGTGAGGTAGAAAAGTTAAGAGCAGCAAAAAAAGAGGGACTAAAAATATATGGAGAGGTTGCACCGCACCATCTGTTTTTAGATTCTAGTATGGCTAACTCATTACTGCTAATGAAGCCAGAGTTAAAAGAGAAAGAGGATAACGAGGCTCTTTGGGAAGGGTTAATGGATGGAACTATAGATACGATAGGAACAGATCATGCTCCTCATACTTTAGAAGAAAAAAATTCAAAAGTGACGTATGGAATACCTGGAGTTGAAAACTCATTAGAGTTGATGCTAAAAGAGTTAAATAAAAAGATAGATATGAAAACTTTACAAAAAGTTATGTCAGAAAATCCAGCTAAAATATTTGGGATAGATAATAAGGGAATTTTAGATATTGGATATGATGCTGACTTAGTAGTTGTAGATATAACAAGAAAAGAAGTTATAAAAAACGAGGATGTAGTTTCAAAATGTGGATGGACACCTTACGTTGGAATTGTTGGAGGGGGAAAAGTACTTTCAACTTTAGTGAGAGGTAAGGTAGTTTATGATGGAAATAGTTTTATAGAAAAAATCGGAGAAGGAGTGAGTTATAAAAATGTCTAGAGAGAAGAATATAGCAAAATCATTATTAGGAACAGAGGCAGTTAGATTAAGTGTAAAGGATCCATTT
The window above is part of the Cetobacterium sp. ZOR0034 genome. Proteins encoded here:
- a CDS encoding dihydroorotate dehydrogenase, producing MNRLKTNFLGKEFKNPMVTSSGCFGFGLEYKDYFDPNVLGGIVVKGITMEPRDGNYGTRIAETPGGMLNCVGLENPGIDYFEEVIVKNIKASGIESPIIVNINGKVIEEYVEIAKRVEQIPEVDMIELNISCPNVKDGGMAFGAKPEVAGAVTKAVREVTTKPLIVKLSPNVTDIVHIAKVVEENGADAVSLINTLLGMAIDIKKRKPVLGNTFGGFSGPAVKPVALRMVYQVYQNVNIPIVGMGGISSTEDAIEFMMAGATMVSLGTGLFTNPVLPVEIKAGLEKFCEENNLENIGEIIGAAHCK
- the pyrF gene encoding orotidine-5'-phosphate decarboxylase, whose translation is MNIKDKLIIALDYSNMEDAKNIVEVLGDTVSFYKVGLELFLNSKGAMVDYLTEKGKKVFLDLKFHDIPNTTTMASLFAARQNVFMFNVHASGGRAMMESVAKRVKEINPEILSIAVTILTSFSEEGLKETFQSQLSLKDLALNLAKLTKTAGMDGIVCSPWEAKAIKELCGEDFKTVCPGVRPKWSVADDQERIMTPKDAILNGCDYLVVGRPITKNENPVEAAKSVLAEIEEGVKALCC
- a CDS encoding dihydroorotase family protein encodes the protein MLLKNCKVLYHGEEGIKDILVQDGKIVKIYNCSEVEELDIDEIIDVDGNWVLPGVIDAHTHMRDPGLDYKEDFETGSMACAKGGVTTFIDMPNTVPNTTTEEILTAKERNSESRSYVDYGFHFGGSKLDNSEEIKKVRKRVASTKIFLNMSTGDMLVEEDKVLENLFKESKIVSVHAEEEMVDRAIDLARKFRKPLYLCHLSKKSEVEKLRAAKKEGLKIYGEVAPHHLFLDSSMANSLLLMKPELKEKEDNEALWEGLMDGTIDTIGTDHAPHTLEEKNSKVTYGIPGVENSLELMLKELNKKIDMKTLQKVMSENPAKIFGIDNKGILDIGYDADLVVVDITRKEVIKNEDVVSKCGWTPYVGIVGGGKVLSTLVRGKVVYDGNSFIEKIGEGVSYKNV